The following nucleotide sequence is from Endozoicomonas sp. GU-1.
TGTTAATCCTGCCCATATGGTAAACACCAACATACTCACCGTTTCGAAAAGCATAATCCGGTGACTCGCCTTCTATCTGAAAACCAAATTTTTTATAGAGCTTAATTGCAGGTTCATTATCCACAAACACCGTCAACTCCATTCTTCGCAAGTTCAGCCAGTTATCTGCCAGATCCACCATGGCTGCCATCAAGGCACTGCCAACACCCTGCCCTTGACTGTCATCACGAACGGCCATTCCGAGATAACCTACGTGGCGTCGTCGCGGGTTGGGAGGGTTATCCAGAAACAGATGACCAACCACTTTTGAATCTATTTCTGCCACGTATTGGTGGACACTTTCCCGATTGCTCTTCTCCAGGCGGTTTTCCCAGAGCTGCTGAGATGGTCGTGGGAGCTGCAGTGTACCGGAATAAGCCCGCTCTCCCTCGTAGAGTTTTCTGAGATGATCCGCATCGTTCATTTCTACGGATCTGATAATAATTTCAGCCATTGAGCAAACTCCTTTTTAAATGGCCTCCTGTACCTGACAGGAGGCGAAAGCACGACTGATATTACCAGATCTTTACCCGGTCTTCTGGTTTGCGGTACATACCATCACCTTCTTCCACCTCAAAGGCTTTATAGAATTCATCAAGGTTGGATAACACTCTCGCCCGATATTCACCCGGGGAATGGGGACCCACCACTAACTGCTGGCGCAAAGCCTCCTCACGGGATTTAATTCGCCAGATCTGCGACCAGCCCAAAAAGAAACGCTGCTCTCCGGTAAAACCATCAATCACTGGTGACTCTTCGCCATTAAGCGACAACTGATAGGCTTTCAAGGCAACACTCAAACCACCAAGATCGCCAATGTTCTCACCCAGGGTCAACTGGCCATTAATGCTGATATCATCGAACGGTTTAAAGGCGTTGTATTGATCCACCAGCCTGGCACCACGGGCCTTAAACTGCTCAAGGTCTTCCTCACCCCACCAGTTTCTCAGGTTGCCATCACCATCATACTTTGCGCCCTGGTCATCAAACCCATGACCCAGCTCGTGACCAATAACCGCACCAATGGATCCGTAATTCACCGCATCATCGGCGGCCAGATTAAAAAACGGTGGTTGCAGTATGGCGGCTGGAAAAACAATTTCGTTGTTCACCGGATTGTAATAGGCGTTCACGGTCTGTGGTGTCATAAACCACTCACTGCGATCCACCGGTTTACCCGCCTTCCCGGCCATCGTTGCGTACTGCCACTGACTGGAGCGCACAAGGTTGCCAACCAGGTCATCCGGCTTAATGTCCAGCGTTGAGTAATCACGCCATTGATCGGGATAACCAATCTTTGGCGTAAATTTACTCAGTTTGATCCTGGCGGCAAATTTGGTTGGCGTACTCATCCAGGGAAGATCGTCAATGGAAGCTTCAAATCCCTCAATAACGTTATCAACCAACACTGACATTCTGGCTTTTGCTTCCGGTGGAAAGTACGTTTTCACGTACTCCTTACCCAACAGTTCGCCAAGTACATCATCCGCTGCGTCAACACCCCGCTTCCAGCGTGGTGCAGGCTCCTCAATGCCTCTTAACGTTCTGCCGTAAAAATCAAAACGTACCTGGGCAAAGGGTTCACTTAAGGACGACGCATAACTGTTTAACGTATGGAATGTCAGGTAGTTTTTCCATGTCGCGATATCAGTACCACTGATAATGGACGACAGTTTTTCAAAGTAGCCCGGCTGACGCACAATGACCTGGTCAACATCAACACCGGCCTGCCGGAGATACCGGGAAAAATCAAAATCCCCCATTAATTGATTGGCATCAGCTACTGTCATTTTGTTGTAGGCTTTGATCGGATCACGTCGCTCCACGCGAGACCACTGAACTTCAGCCAGCCTTGTTTCCAGCGCCATAATCCCCGTTGCCACTTGTTCCGGCTCTGGTTGACCCGCCAAGACCAAAAGCTCGGTCATGTAATCCTGGTATTGTTGCCGGATAGCCTTATATCGCTCCCCCTCTTCCAGGTAGTAGTCCCGATCAGGAAGCCCCAACCCGGATTGACTCACATAGAGTGCATTCACTTCAGATTGTCGTGCATCATTATTGACGTACCAGCCTAATGGGGTGGTGATGCCCCTGGTCCCCAGGTCAGCCAGTAGCCCGGGCAAATCCTGATGTGTCTTTATACCAGCGATTCGGGAGAACTCAGCTGCTAAAGGCGTTACCCCAAGCTTATTGATACGCTCCTCATCCATATAGCTGGCATAAAAATCCCCCAGCTTCCGTGCATCCTCATCAGCCGCCGATTGTCTGTTTTCTGCCGCTGCTTCCAATACTTTCCGAAGGGCTTCCTGAGACTCGTCATAAAGTTTGCTGAAGGCACCATAGCGTGATTTGTCTTCCGGTATCTCTGTTTTATCAAGCCATTGACCATTCACATAACGATAGAAATCATCCTGCGGACGCACGGACGAATCCATATTGTCATACTCAATACCAGAAATCTCAGGGGCCTGAGCTACTTTCTCGTGCTTCTCAAGAGAATGATGGGAGCTAACTGCACAGCCTGTTATTAACGCGGTACCGACAACAGCAACTGTCAGGAGTTTCAACTTCATAGGCTTAACTCTTCGTTTCCTGATCCATATGGTTTAAACAATCAGTGTATAATTTCGGTTCATTTTAAACGACGATATCTGTCTGTTTGCAAAAATACGGTTGCAAAAGGCCTGATAGACTTTAACTAACCAGCGACAACCTGTCAGACTCCTGCACTACAACATCCTGCTGTGCCTTAAACATATCCCGATACAACCCCGGCTCTTTCAGCAGTGACTGATGAGTTCCACGCTGAACTATTTTGCCTCGCTCCATCACCAGAATCAGATCTGCGTCTTCAATAGTGTTCAATCTGTGGGCAATCGCTAACGTCGTTCTGCCCTGCCTCAGGGTAAACAACGACTGTTTGATAGCCAGCTCGGTTTCACTATCGATATTGGCAGTGGCTTCATCCATGATCAGAATCGCTGGGTCCTGAGCCAGCGTTCTGGCAAACGACAACAACTGTTTCTCACCACTTGACAGTGACTGCCCACGCTCCCCCATTTTCTCTTCATAGCCATCATGAAGCTGCTCTATAAAACCAGATGCCTGAACCCGGTTAGCAGCTTCTTTTACTCCCTGATCAGAGATGTCAGCCTTTCCCAAGTGGATGTTCTCAGCAATACTGCCCTGAAAAACAAAAGGCTCCTGAAACACCAGGCCAAGGCTGTCTCTCAAGGCCTGTTCGGAGAATAAGGCCAGGGGCTGGTCATCTATCAGCACTGAACCTTTCTGGTATTCATAAAACCGCATTAACAGGTTAACAATGGAACTTTTACCACTGCCAGTATGGCCAACCAGTGCGACAAATTGCCCGGGCTCAACGGTAAAACTGATACCATCCAACGCCTTGTTAACCCCATCATAAGACAGCTCAACATCACGAAACTCTATACGACCACGCTGAATAACCACACCATTCTTACGCTCCGGTCTATCCTCAACCGGTTCATCCATCAACTGGAAAACCCGCTCAGCAGAAACCACTGACTGCTGCCAAACCTGCATCTGCATGGTGATATGGGTCAATGGCTCAAACATACGATCGAGATAGTTGATAAACGCATAAAGCAACCCGATCTCTACCGGCCCGCTCAATGCCTGACCAGTAAAGCCACCGACCATTAATGCAAGCGCCAACATGGCAGCAAAATGGACCATTGGCCTCAGGAGCACGCCATTAATGATCACCAGACGATTCTGAATCCGCTGATACTCTTCACACGTATCTTCAAACTGCTGACTGACCCGCTTCTGCTGACGCAATACCTGAATAACCGACATCCCCTGTATGGATTCATTAATCCGGGTATTGATATCACTGAGCACAGTGCGGGATGCATGAAACACCGGATGGCTGTATTTCTGATAAAGATAAATACAGCCAACAATAATGGGCAGAATACCCAGACAGAACAGTGCCAGCCGAACATCCAGCAAAAACATGGCGATGATGACGCCAATAATGGTGACAACACCTTTGATGGTATCGGGCAGTGCCTGAACGAACAGATCCCGAACAGTTTCTGTATCGTTAGTCACCCTTGACACCAGCTTGCCCACCGGCTCCCGGTCAAAAAAAGCCATCGGTAGCCGGAACAGGTGATTAAACACTTGACGACGAATATCGTGTACTACCGACAGCGCCACCTTTTGAAACAGCATGGCTTCAAACCAGCTCATCACGGCGGCCATCAGGTACATTCCCATAAAACCAACCGCTAACAGGATCAGGGCATTCTGATCCCAGTCACGGGGAACCACATGGTCATCAATAAACGTTTTCATTAAAACCGGCGCATAGAGCGTGGCACCGGTACCCAGCAACATAAGCAAAAGACTGAGCACCAGCTGCCGCCGGTAGGGTCTTCCATAATTCAACAGCCGTATAAACTGCTGCTTATTGTTCTTATTCCTTTCCAACACGTTCCCACCCAGTTCCCAAGGTCCGGCAAAAGTCACCCTGATGTTTTTATTTCCAGAGACTGACGTTTAAATATTCTGGCGTACCAGCCATTCCCGGCGATCAACTCCCTGTGTGCCCCTGATTCGCTGATCCTGCCTTGATCAAGCACCACAATCTGGTCCGCCTTGTTCAAGTTAGTCAGTCGTTGGGTAATCAGAACAATGGTTTTCTGTTGACCTGATGTTATTAAGTTGTCGAGAATTCTCGCCTCAGTCTGCATATCCAGAGAGCAAAAAGCATCATCAAACAGCAGAACATCCGCATCCAGCAGTAATGCCCGGGCAATGGTCAGCCTTTGCTTCTGGCCACCGGACAGGTTGACTCCTTTCTCACCTAGCATGGTTTCATAACCATCTTGAAACTGCACGATGTCGTCATGGACACAGGCCAGCCTGGCAACCTGTTCAATCTCTGCACGGCTGGCCAACGGTTTTCCAAACGCAATGTTTTGTGCAATGGTCGCAGAAAACAAAAACGGCTCCTGAGCCACCAGGGCGAAGCGGCTTCTGAGCTGATCCAGCGAGAACTGTTGATGATCAACACCATTTAACTGAATACTTACGGCAGCATCGTCGTACTGTCGTAACAGCAGCCTCAGCAAGGTGGACTTCCCACTGCCAGTTCTGCCACAAATACCCACAAACTGCCCTTTCGTCAGAGTCAGTGCCAACTGCCCCAAAGCCGCTTTATCGGCACCCGGGTAAGTAAAGCTTTTAATGTCAAAGTCCATCCAGGCTTTTAACAGTCTCGAATTCACTATCAACCACACCGGGCTTTTCACCCATCAATGACTGAAGGCGGTTGAGCGAGGCATTCCCCCTTTCCACAATATTGAACAGCCAGCCAAAGGCAAACATTGGCCAGACCAGTAAACCCAGATATATGGTAAATGTCGTCAGTTCGCCGAGCGTCATCAGGCCACTGTCAATGCGCCATGCACCGAAACCCAGACTTCCCAGGATAGAAACACCCACACAAATGGAAATCGTCGGATCAAACATCGCATCAATCCGGGCCACTTGCATATTGGCAGCGACGGTAGTTTCTGATTGAGCTGCGAACTTCTGCATCTGTGAACGGTTCAAATCATGGGCCCTGATCGCCCGCACTCCGGAAACCGCTTCCTGAACCCGGTTATTGAGATCGGAAAACGCCTCCTGGGCCAGCTTGAATCGGGCATGCAGTAAGCCCGCATACCTGAACATCAGCCAGGCCATGACCGGGAAAGGCAGCAGCGCAGCCACGGTCATCTCCCAGCCGCACACCAGAACCATGGCAATAATCACCGCAGAACCGGCAATCATGGAGTCCACCAGAGTAAGCACGCCCTCTGCCGCTGTCATTTCAATGGCTCTTACGTCATTGGTCCCGTGAGCCATCAAGTCACCGGTATTGTGTCGTTGATAGAACTCCGGCGACATCCGGGTAAGGTGATGAAATAAACGCAGACGCATGACTCTGCCTAGCTCAATCGCTCCACCAAACAGCATAATCCGCCAGCCATTTCGCAGGGCGTATATGGCAAGACCAATAAAGGCAATAAGCAGCGATGACTGCAAAACACTGGCAAAAGTAATACTGCCCTGCTGCACCTCATCGACGAGATCACCAATAATCCAGGGCGGCAATAACTCTGCCAGAGACACCAGAATCAGAAAAAGTACACAACAGCTGTAACGCAGCCAGTGTTGCTTAAAGAACCATCCCAGGTTCCAGAAAATAGACATGTATCCCCTCTTGTTTTTAACTGCCAAATACAGCTTTATAATTTCCTTCACATAAAAAAAATCCCTCCCTCCCCGTGGATTTAACCACGATGGCAGTTAGGGAGGGAGGAATTTATTTGCCGATTACTGGTTATTCAGGTCCTGTTGCAAAAAGCCAATCCAGGAGTTGGCCTGCCCTCTACTGCTCTGAATAGACGCCGCTTTCTCCATATAACCCAGTGATTTTCGACTATCTCCCAGCTGATAGTGGGCCATTCCTGTTAGAAAAAGCACCTCTCCCTGCTGCTTCTCGCTAATCCCGTCAAAAGGATTGGCAACCAGCGTCAGTAACTCCTGATAACGCTCGGAACGAGCCAACATTCTGGCCAATTTAACCTGCAGATCAGGATCTTGCTCAAGTTCCAGCGCTCGATTAAAAGCATCAATAGCCTTGCTATTCTCCCGGGCATGGGACCAGAAATTGGCAAGCTTCTTCAGGTTTTCAAAATTACTGTCGACCAGCCCAGCTTCCATTCCCTGTGAATAAACAACGCCAGCCTGATAAGGCACTTGTTGATAAGTCAGGAAGTTTGCCAGCTGTGTGTAGTCACTTTCCTTATCAAACAGGCCATTGCGATAGGCTGCTCGCAGTGCTGCCAGTGCCGCTGCATCCCGCTTGATGGACATATTCATGCCTGAAAGCTGCAGCCAGTACTGTTTTTTCTGCGGTGCCAGAGTGACCAGTATTTCCAGAACATCAATGGCTTTGGGAATCTCTTTCAACTCATAATGGGCGGCCAGCAACAGGGTATACCAGGATTCCGGAGGTGCTTCCGACGCCGCAATTGCCTTCTTCGCCGGATCTACCACATTTTTCCATTCCTGCATTCTGGAATAGCCGTTGGCCAGCATAATCCAGGCACTGGCCGGTATCGCAACTTTCTCATCCAGATTAGCCATCCAGACTTTCAGCTGGTCGATCCCTTCCCGGTACTGACCTTTCATCATCAACAGCTGTGCAAGGTTATAGCGAACCTGCTGAGCTGCGGGTAAATGCAGTGCATCATCAGCCAGGGCTGATCGAAAATAACCGATGGCTTTGTCGTATTGCTCCTGGTTGGCAAATACGACGCCCAGCATCTGGTTAACCGCTGCCTTATCGAATTTGCTGTTTTTTACTTTGCCAAGCACATGCTCAAGGCTTTGACGAGCCGAGGCATAATCATCTTCAGCCATTTGTTCCTGGGCTTTGAGAATGTACTTATAGGTAATCTGCCGCAGCTCTGGCGCTTTTTTGGGAGCGGCCATGGCCAGCGGAGCACTTATGCCCGCCAGCAGCACAGAAACCATAGCCGTCTTTTTTAGACTTAACCTTATACTGTCCATGGTTTACTCCACTCGTTATTCCAAGACGAACTCATATTCCTGCTGCTGTGTACGTGCCACCGCAACACCGTCTTCCATTGCCGGTTTAAACTTCCATTTCAGAGCAGCCTTTTTAATCGCCTTGCCGAATCCTTTACCACGGGGCTTTTCTTTGACAATTTTTACGTCCGATACCCGGCCATCGGCATTAACCGTGTACTGAAAGACCACTGAACCGCCCACACCACTTTGCAGTGCTTTACGGGGATACATGGGGCTGAACTTATTCAGAGGAACCGGACCACCACCAGCAGAAACACCACCTGAGGCATACAGGCCAGCACCGTCGCCTACGGCCAGGTCCAGATCCACATCCACCTGGGGCACGTCCATCTTCACCTGCTCGATCACCGGCTTATCCACCTGCTGGGAGATTTTCATCTCTGGCGGTGGCGGTGGCCGTTTAGGCTGGGGCTTTGGGATTTCCCGCTTTTTCTCTTTGATGGTTTCCGGACGCTGCAAGCGAATAAACTCGCTGATCCGGTTATCATCGGCCTCGACCAGTTCATGGCGGTTGTTGTTGACCAGGGCATTCATCACCGCAAACAACCCCAGTACCACCACAAAACCCAGACCGAGTGCTGCTAAATAACGCATACGCACCTCTCACTACACCGATCCAACAGCTTTATGGTTCCCGTGCAGACACGGAGATGCTGTAAACACCCGCCAGTCTCACCTGGTCCATGACTTCTACGACAATGCCAGATTCGGATTTCTTATCCGCCTGGATTACCACCGCACCTTCCGGGTTTTCTGCCTTCAGGCGTTCAACGTTGGCACGAACCGCACCCACTTCTACCCGGCGTTTGTCAATCCACACCGCACCGGTGTCGCTCACGGCGATCATGATATTGCCTTTTTTCACCACCTGGGCGGAATTGGCCGTAGGCCGGTTAACATCAATACCGGCTTCTTTAATAAACGACGTTGTTACAATGAAAAAGATGAGCATGATAAACACGATGTCCAGCATCGGTGTCATATCAATCCCCGCATCTTCCTGTGCGCCGTTGCTATAGCGTCTTCTCATTATTCTTTCCTCTCACCCGTTGCACTGCCGGGGGCAGTGCAATGGCAATTCAATCAATGCTGCATGGAATCGGCGACTTTATGGCTCACCCGGACGGCACGCTTCTCAAGCAATGCGCTGAAATAAAGACCGGACAGTGCGGCCACCATTCCTGCCATGGTAGGAATCGTGGCCTTGGAAATACCCGAGGCCATGGCCCTTGGGCTGCCGGTACCGGTGACGGCCAGTACATCAAATACCTGAACCATGCCCACTACTGTTCCCAGCAGTCCTAATAATGGACAAAGGGCGATCAGGGTTTTGATCATGGGCAGCCCCTGCTTTGCACTCAGGGAGACCTTGGAGATCATGGCGGTACGAATATGCCGGGCCTGCCAGGACAACTTGTCTGACCGGTTCTGCCACTTCTCAATGGTTCCCTTAACCAGCTTCGGGCTTTCGAGAAAAAAGAACAGATAACGCTCAATTACCAGCACCCAGAGCATCAGGGTCAGCACAAAGAGCATCATCAGTACATCGCCGCCCATGCCTAAAAAGCGGCGAATGGAGTCAATTTCTTCCAGTAACCAGAGCATGGATTACTCCTTACGCCGGTTCAGCAGCGTTGACGGACACCGTAGTACGAGCATTACGTGCGCCAGTATTCAGGTCCTGCTCCTGATGACGGGCAATAAAACCGGCGCTCTGCTCTTCAAGTACCTGAATCAGACGACGACTCTTGCTATTCACCAGGCTGTGGGTAAACAGGGTCGGAATGGCGACAACCAGGCCCAGCATAGTGGTAACCAGTGCTTCGGAAATACCGTTAGCCATCAGCTTCGGATCACCCGTACCAAACAGGGTAATGGCCTGGAAGGTAGCGATCATACCAACCACTGTTCCCAGCAGGCCCAACAGTGGTGCTACTGAAGCGATCAGTTTAATACCACCCACACCGCGTTCAATGGAAGGCGCTGCACGCATGATGATTTCATCAAGTTTCAACTCGAGGGTTTCAAGGTCGGCATCACGGTTATCCTGATAAGCCTGCATGATGTCACCCAGAGGATTACCTTTGATGACCTGATCGGTTTTCTGCTGTTTGCGAACACCCTGACCAATTCGTGTCAGGTTAATAAAGCAGGCAGCCGCCAGCAGCAGACCAAAGGCACCCAGACCAAGGATGACATAGCCGACAACTCCCCCCTGATCAATTCGCTCCCCAATACTTGGGCTTTGCACCAGCAGTGAGAGAATCTGGCCACGAGATGGATCTAGATAGAACGGCGTATAACCGGTGGCAGAGGCTTCCAGTTCAGAAACGGCAGAGAGAATGCCAGACTGTGGCTGGCGGGACAGCTCCTGGAACTTGCCAACGGCTGGAGAGTAAGTCAGGTATTTACCATCGGCGATGGCATTAAAGCTACCGACACGAATGATGTCTTTCTGAGCCTCATCGCCTTCTCCGTAAACAACCGTGGCCGGCATGTTAACCACACGACCGGATTCCACCATTTCACGGAGTACTTCGTGCCAGAACTGCTCCAGTTTGGCGGTTGTTGGCAGTTTTTTACTTTCGGCCATTTCCGCCATAAAAGCGGTTCTTTCAGGATATTGTGCGGTGATCATGGAGGCTTCAAAGATACCTTTGTTATCACCGGCAAACTGACGCACAACACCGAACAGTTCTTTCAGCTCTCCAGAGCGAATATCCAGCGTATTCTGAGTTTCCTTAAGAACTTTTTCATTGTCGTCCGACTGTTTGAGCAACT
It contains:
- a CDS encoding GNAT family N-acetyltransferase, whose protein sequence is MAEIIIRSVEMNDADHLRKLYEGERAYSGTLQLPRPSQQLWENRLEKSNRESVHQYVAEIDSKVVGHLFLDNPPNPRRRHVGYLGMAVRDDSQGQGVGSALMAAMVDLADNWLNLRRMELTVFVDNEPAIKLYKKFGFQIEGESPDYAFRNGEYVGVYHMGRINKR
- a CDS encoding M13 family metallopeptidase; protein product: MKLKLLTVAVVGTALITGCAVSSHHSLEKHEKVAQAPEISGIEYDNMDSSVRPQDDFYRYVNGQWLDKTEIPEDKSRYGAFSKLYDESQEALRKVLEAAAENRQSAADEDARKLGDFYASYMDEERINKLGVTPLAAEFSRIAGIKTHQDLPGLLADLGTRGITTPLGWYVNNDARQSEVNALYVSQSGLGLPDRDYYLEEGERYKAIRQQYQDYMTELLVLAGQPEPEQVATGIMALETRLAEVQWSRVERRDPIKAYNKMTVADANQLMGDFDFSRYLRQAGVDVDQVIVRQPGYFEKLSSIISGTDIATWKNYLTFHTLNSYASSLSEPFAQVRFDFYGRTLRGIEEPAPRWKRGVDAADDVLGELLGKEYVKTYFPPEAKARMSVLVDNVIEGFEASIDDLPWMSTPTKFAARIKLSKFTPKIGYPDQWRDYSTLDIKPDDLVGNLVRSSQWQYATMAGKAGKPVDRSEWFMTPQTVNAYYNPVNNEIVFPAAILQPPFFNLAADDAVNYGSIGAVIGHELGHGFDDQGAKYDGDGNLRNWWGEEDLEQFKARGARLVDQYNAFKPFDDISINGQLTLGENIGDLGGLSVALKAYQLSLNGEESPVIDGFTGEQRFFLGWSQIWRIKSREEALRQQLVVGPHSPGEYRARVLSNLDEFYKAFEVEEGDGMYRKPEDRVKIW
- a CDS encoding ABC transporter ATP-binding protein translates to MERNKNNKQQFIRLLNYGRPYRRQLVLSLLLMLLGTGATLYAPVLMKTFIDDHVVPRDWDQNALILLAVGFMGMYLMAAVMSWFEAMLFQKVALSVVHDIRRQVFNHLFRLPMAFFDREPVGKLVSRVTNDTETVRDLFVQALPDTIKGVVTIIGVIIAMFLLDVRLALFCLGILPIIVGCIYLYQKYSHPVFHASRTVLSDINTRINESIQGMSVIQVLRQQKRVSQQFEDTCEEYQRIQNRLVIINGVLLRPMVHFAAMLALALMVGGFTGQALSGPVEIGLLYAFINYLDRMFEPLTHITMQMQVWQQSVVSAERVFQLMDEPVEDRPERKNGVVIQRGRIEFRDVELSYDGVNKALDGISFTVEPGQFVALVGHTGSGKSSIVNLLMRFYEYQKGSVLIDDQPLALFSEQALRDSLGLVFQEPFVFQGSIAENIHLGKADISDQGVKEAANRVQASGFIEQLHDGYEEKMGERGQSLSSGEKQLLSFARTLAQDPAILIMDEATANIDSETELAIKQSLFTLRQGRTTLAIAHRLNTIEDADLILVMERGKIVQRGTHQSLLKEPGLYRDMFKAQQDVVVQESDRLSLVS
- a CDS encoding ATP-binding cassette domain-containing protein; translated protein: MNSRLLKAWMDFDIKSFTYPGADKAALGQLALTLTKGQFVGICGRTGSGKSTLLRLLLRQYDDAAVSIQLNGVDHQQFSLDQLRSRFALVAQEPFLFSATIAQNIAFGKPLASRAEIEQVARLACVHDDIVQFQDGYETMLGEKGVNLSGGQKQRLTIARALLLDADVLLFDDAFCSLDMQTEARILDNLITSGQQKTIVLITQRLTNLNKADQIVVLDQGRISESGAHRELIAGNGWYARIFKRQSLEIKTSG
- a CDS encoding ABC transporter transmembrane domain-containing protein, coding for MSIFWNLGWFFKQHWLRYSCCVLFLILVSLAELLPPWIIGDLVDEVQQGSITFASVLQSSLLIAFIGLAIYALRNGWRIMLFGGAIELGRVMRLRLFHHLTRMSPEFYQRHNTGDLMAHGTNDVRAIEMTAAEGVLTLVDSMIAGSAVIIAMVLVCGWEMTVAALLPFPVMAWLMFRYAGLLHARFKLAQEAFSDLNNRVQEAVSGVRAIRAHDLNRSQMQKFAAQSETTVAANMQVARIDAMFDPTISICVGVSILGSLGFGAWRIDSGLMTLGELTTFTIYLGLLVWPMFAFGWLFNIVERGNASLNRLQSLMGEKPGVVDSEFETVKSLDGL
- a CDS encoding tetratricopeptide repeat protein; protein product: MDSIRLSLKKTAMVSVLLAGISAPLAMAAPKKAPELRQITYKYILKAQEQMAEDDYASARQSLEHVLGKVKNSKFDKAAVNQMLGVVFANQEQYDKAIGYFRSALADDALHLPAAQQVRYNLAQLLMMKGQYREGIDQLKVWMANLDEKVAIPASAWIMLANGYSRMQEWKNVVDPAKKAIAASEAPPESWYTLLLAAHYELKEIPKAIDVLEILVTLAPQKKQYWLQLSGMNMSIKRDAAALAALRAAYRNGLFDKESDYTQLANFLTYQQVPYQAGVVYSQGMEAGLVDSNFENLKKLANFWSHARENSKAIDAFNRALELEQDPDLQVKLARMLARSERYQELLTLVANPFDGISEKQQGEVLFLTGMAHYQLGDSRKSLGYMEKAASIQSSRGQANSWIGFLQQDLNNQ
- a CDS encoding energy transducer TonB — protein: MRYLAALGLGFVVVLGLFAVMNALVNNNRHELVEADDNRISEFIRLQRPETIKEKKREIPKPQPKRPPPPPEMKISQQVDKPVIEQVKMDVPQVDVDLDLAVGDGAGLYASGGVSAGGGPVPLNKFSPMYPRKALQSGVGGSVVFQYTVNADGRVSDVKIVKEKPRGKGFGKAIKKAALKWKFKPAMEDGVAVARTQQQEYEFVLE
- a CDS encoding ExbD/TolR family protein, whose product is MRRRYSNGAQEDAGIDMTPMLDIVFIMLIFFIVTTSFIKEAGIDVNRPTANSAQVVKKGNIMIAVSDTGAVWIDKRRVEVGAVRANVERLKAENPEGAVVIQADKKSESGIVVEVMDQVRLAGVYSISVSAREP
- a CDS encoding MotA/TolQ/ExbB proton channel family protein is translated as MLWLLEEIDSIRRFLGMGGDVLMMLFVLTLMLWVLVIERYLFFFLESPKLVKGTIEKWQNRSDKLSWQARHIRTAMISKVSLSAKQGLPMIKTLIALCPLLGLLGTVVGMVQVFDVLAVTGTGSPRAMASGISKATIPTMAGMVAALSGLYFSALLEKRAVRVSHKVADSMQH
- a CDS encoding MotA/TolQ/ExbB proton channel family protein, whose product is MKYITAITKAVVKPLVVSLGLGLTFSAGASEGAAALQDLLNKIKADSVTESRDNKAREARFLSDKNSQQRLLAEAKAELKAQETLSDQLLKQSDDNEKVLKETQNTLDIRSGELKELFGVVRQFAGDNKGIFEASMITAQYPERTAFMAEMAESKKLPTTAKLEQFWHEVLREMVESGRVVNMPATVVYGEGDEAQKDIIRVGSFNAIADGKYLTYSPAVGKFQELSRQPQSGILSAVSELEASATGYTPFYLDPSRGQILSLLVQSPSIGERIDQGGVVGYVILGLGAFGLLLAAACFINLTRIGQGVRKQQKTDQVIKGNPLGDIMQAYQDNRDADLETLELKLDEIIMRAAPSIERGVGGIKLIASVAPLLGLLGTVVGMIATFQAITLFGTGDPKLMANGISEALVTTMLGLVVAIPTLFTHSLVNSKSRRLIQVLEEQSAGFIARHQEQDLNTGARNARTTVSVNAAEPA